In Henningerozyma blattae CBS 6284 chromosome 6, complete genome, the following are encoded in one genomic region:
- the MOH1 gene encoding Moh1p (similar to Saccharomyces cerevisiae MOH1 (YBL049W); ancestral locus Anc_7.492) — MGLRCASYIESTPKYYSYNNGSGASHGHYCSGPYSLRNGNYKYHIAPSRNHTSRNGSGPSGLSSLSNSISSASSNGSTRDGSRRNSSRERISFANSNRHLILIDDLYTDTNSNGRNRVPEAGSIPSHMATLDPSSLSNYYLSHYYSHDKYPGDLLDLKMASGHDSQPLAITYGCKSCRSHLSSQTQIMSKDYRGKTGDAYLMNNVVNVTMGDVEKRTMITGDYLVCDIHCHWCNSVVGWKYLKSQRNDQKYKEGKYILELKMICNCD, encoded by the coding sequence ATGGGTTTGCGTTGTGCATCGTATATCGAATCAACTCCGAAATACTACTCGTATAACAATGGTTCTGGTGCAAGTCATGGCCATTATTGCTCAGGTCCATACAGCCTTCGTAACGGCAATTACAAGTATCATATAGCGCCTTCGCGCAATCACACTAGTCGTAATGGGTCTGGGCCTTCTGGCTTGTCCTCTCTTTCCAATTCAATTTCGTCCGCTTCTTCAAATGGCAGTACTAGGGACGGGAGCCGTAGAAACTCAAGTAGAGAGCGTATTTCGTTTGCCAATTCAAATAGACATTTGATATTGATCGACGATCTGTATACTGACACTAATAGCAACGGACGTAATCGTGTGCCAGAGGCCGGCAGTATACCCAGCCATATGGCCACTTTAGATCCTTCGAGTTTATCGAATTATTACTTGTCGCACTATTATAGTCATGACAAGTATCCAGGTGATCTACTAGACTTGAAGATGGCTTCAGGGCACGATTCTCAACCTTTAGCCATTACTTATGGGTGCAAGAGTTGCAGGTCTCATTTGTCGTCGCAAACTCAAATCATGTCCAAGGATTATCGAGGCAAGACAGGTGACGCTTATTTGATGAATAATGTGGTGAATGTCACCATGGGTGATGTGGAAAAGAGAACCATGATAACAGGCGACTATTTGGTCTGTGATATACATTGTCATTGGTGTAATTCAGTCGTTGGGTGGAAGTATTTGAAAAGTCAAAGAAATGATCAGAAATACAAAGAGGGCAAATACATTCTTGAACTAAAGATGATTTGCAACTGTGACTAA